A window of Pochonia chlamydosporia 170 chromosome Unknown PCv3seq00022, whole genome shotgun sequence contains these coding sequences:
- a CDS encoding transcription factor atf21 (similar to Metarhizium acridum CQMa 102 XP_007815271.1) has protein sequence METIRTEHQPSHFIMDAVDYSSWGQGELGERYLESCNTDFSNPFDETSPESCFDGDSTWMDGCGQLNYPHSHLSPRAVLHAFHAPEVTNSVPTESTQTPLQETPISSAKLNPNPKRKTTTATKYDKINIVNSKLKRACRSRSKSSSPATPDLLLANKEKVSDEDDTCLERSRVASNKFRERKRYEIAQLESKEYTMEDLNRQLRGMLDALASEILSLKMQLLQHTSCNCELIQVYISKEAHHFVESTERCQGAGFTK, from the coding sequence ATGGAGACCATCCGCACTGAGCATCAACCGAGTCACTTCATTATGGATGCCGTCGATTACTCGTCTTGGGGACAAGGAGAGCTGGGGGAGCGTTATCTCGAGTCATGCAACACTGATTTCTCTAATCCGTTTGATGAAACTTCTCCTGAATCGTGCTTTGACGGAGATTCGAcctggatggatggctgtgGGCAATTAAACTATCCCCATAGTCACTTGTCGCCCCGGGCTGTTCTCCATGCGTTTCACGCACCCGAGGTAACCAACTCGGTACCAACTGAGTCTACTCAGACTCCACTGCAAGAAACTCCAATCTCAAGTGCAAAACTAAATCCAAACCCGAAGCGAAAAACGACGACAGCGACAAAGTACGACAAAATCAATATCGTCAACTCAAAACTAAAACGGGCTTGTCGGTCGCGTTCGAAatcctcttctcctgccACTCCCGACCTCCTCCTTGCCAACAAGGAAAAAGTTAGCGATGAAGATGATACCTGCCTAGAACGAAGCCGCGTTGCATCCAACAAGTTTCGGGAACGCAAGCGTTACGAAATCGCCCAACTTGAGTCAAAGGAATACACCATGGAAGATTTAAACCGTCAGTTACGCGGTATGCTTGACGCATTGGCGAGCGAGATTCTGTCCCTCAAGATGCAGCTACTTCAGCATACAAGCTGCAACTGCGAACTTATACAAGTCTATATCAGTAAGGAAGCACATCATTTCGTCGAGTCTACAGAGCGTTGCCAAGGGGCAGGTTTCACAAAATGA